From Anopheles arabiensis isolate DONGOLA chromosome 3, AaraD3, whole genome shotgun sequence, a single genomic window includes:
- the LOC120902896 gene encoding glutactin-like, with translation MAISISRTLLLRSHRPSKLLTVLCSSSKRYSTMAGPESTDLNPVVELPGLGKLKGSTTRGAWTGVNILQFLNVRYAEPATGERRFKPPVPVQPWDGVMDVSEPKLGSPVYKRMKLLTEEQRAQNLEDCINLSVFTKDLRGRKPVIVYVHGGGFYDGAIFHYPPNYIMEKDVVLVVPQYRLGALGFLCSNTRQIPGNAGVMDVVLAFEWVQKYISHFGGDPGQVTAMAQSSGAAMVSSMTYSPLVDTERLFQRLILQSGNCHGSWVWDRSPERNCRDIAGFAGFDRKAPLDQVERFLMELDIFSLMKAFTQHYRLRTPNGTDTIGGARMVFNDPNGLFPENPYFIMRKGGGRKNMPLLTGVTRHDGTFAFLEVFNILLFKKLIGDPHITIHRMVDEVNQVLGVDDPSCTVRTLTMAQFFTHEQLASGDLRQLLAGFCDHTADVLIKGPVLKMAQNNAMYLPDQTYLYSFDYAGEHTRFGYGGDTSAIPFDGGVHHSNDLMYLFPYPPNAAQLNERDTSVAKRMVDLWTSFAISGKPEANDVPAWPPLNNVLGPYLKINEQFTIGQDFREEFTVAIKSPAEIQKKKSHPKPAQ, from the exons ATggccatcagcatcagcagaaCGCTACTGCTCCGGTCGCATCGCCCGAGCAAGCTGCTAACCGTACTGTGCAGCTCCAGCAAGCGCTACTCCACGATGGCGGGTCCGGAATCGACCGACCTCAACCCCGTGGTCGAGCTGCCCGGGCTGGGGAAGCTGAAAGGCTCAACGACACGGGGCGCCTGGACGGGCGTAAACATCCTGCAGTTCCTGAACGTCCGCTACGCCGAACCGGCCACCGGCGAGCGACGCTTCAAACCGCCCGTCCCGGTGCAACCCTGGGACGGCGTGATGGATGTGTCCGAGCCGAAGCTCGGCTCGCCGGTGTACAAGCGCATGAAGCTGCTGACGGAGGAGCAGCGCGCCCAAAACCTGGAGGACTGTATCAATCTCAGCGTGTTTACGAAAGATTTGCGCGGCCGCAAACCGGTCATAGTGTACGTGCACGGTGGCGGGTTTTACGACGGTGCGATCTTTCACTACCCACCGAACTACATCATGGAGAAGGacgtggtgctggtggtgccaCAGTATCGGCTCGGTGCGCTTGGGTTTCTGTGCTCCAACACGCGGCAAATCCCGGGCAATGCGGGCGTGATGGATGTGGTGCTAGCGTTCGAGTGGGTGCAGAAGTACATCAGCCATTTCGGGGGTGACCCGGGACAGGTGACGGCCATGGCACAGTCGTCCGGTGCGGCGATGGTTTCCAGCATGACGTACAGCCCGCTGGTCGATACGGAGCGGCTGTTTCAGCGGCTCATCCTGCAGTCGGGCAACTGCCACGGGTCGTGGGTGTGGGACCGTAGCCCGGAGCGGAACTGCCGCGACATTGCCGGGTTTGCCGGGTTCGATCGGAAGGCACCGCTCGACCAGGTGGAGCGCTTCCTGATGGAGCTGGACATTTTCAGCCTGATGAAAGCGTTCACCCAACATTAT CGTCTTCGTACCCCGAACGGTACCGACACGATCGGGGGCGCTCGTATGGTGTTCAACGACCCGAACGGGCTGTTCCCGGAAAACCCGTACTTCATCATGCGCAAGGGCGGTGGGCGCAAGAACATGCCGCTGCTGACCGGCGTTACCCGGCACGACGGTACGTTCGCGTTTCTGGAGGTGTTCAACATACTGCTGTTCAAGAAGCTGATCGGCGACCCGCACATCACGATCCACCGGATGGTGGACGAGGTCAACCAGGTGCTCGGTGTGGACGATCCGTCCTGCACGGTACGCACGCTCACGATGGCACAGTTCTTCACGCACGAGCAGCTTGCGTCGGGCGATTTGCGCCAGCTGCTGGCCGGGTTTTGTGAT CACACGGCGGACGTACTGATCAAGGGTCCGGTGTTGAAGATGGCCCAAAACAATGCGATGTACCTGCCGGACCAGACGTACCTGTACTCGTTCGACTATGCCGGCGAGCATACGCGCTTCGGGTACGGCGGCGACACGTCGGCCATCCCGTTCGATGGCGGCGTACATCACTCGAACGATCTGATGTACCTGTTCCCCTACCCGCCGAACGCCGCCCAGCTGAACGAGCGGGACACATCGGTGGCGAAGCGCATGGTCGACCTGTGGACGTCCTTCGCCATCAGCGGCAAACCGGAAGCGAACGATGTGCCCGCCTGGCCACCGTTGAATA ACGTTCTCGGGCCGTATCTCAAGATTAACGAGCAGTTTACGATCGGGCAGGACTTTAGGGAGGAGTTTACCGTCGCGATCAAGAGCCCGGCCGAGATTCAGAAAAAGAAATCCCACCCAAAACCAGCGCAATAG
- the LOC120904167 gene encoding uncharacterized protein LOC120904167, with the protein MGKVLILFVGALVVASVAAGRFERSVFAPRIKRDATMRCCNDGFEKSEVHAKFAEVRTACMEELGLGETTHEELIKNREHLNCITECIAKKEGIADENGALLHIDLAKVVLEHMSTIEWKVPLAEGFIQQCFDEVELTDGAFVPSDEAKCNPEGFDFVFCLWRQFTLACPEEFRDDSEKCAELRDKLTNKEDVSDLHDDIEAAE; encoded by the exons ATGGGAAAGGTGTTGATTCTGTTCGTCGGTGCGCTCGTAGTGGCCAGTGTCGCAGCAGGACGATTTGAGCGATCGGTTTTTGCGCCGAGGATAAAGCGCGATGCCACAATGCGCTGttgtaacgatggattcgaaAAGAGTGAAGTGCATGCCAAGTTCGCTGAAGTCCGGACTGCCTGCATGGAGGAGCTTGGTCTGGGTGAAACCACTC ATGAAGAGCTGATCAAAAACCGAGAACATCTGAACTGCATCACCGAGTGTATCGCCAAGAAGGAGGGCATTGCGGACGAGAACGGCGCACTGCTGCACATCGACCTCGCCAAGGTAGTGCTGGAGCACATGAGCACCATCGAGTGGAAGGTACCGCTGGCGGAAGGCTTCATCCAGCAGTGCTTCGACGAGGTTGAGCTAACGGACGGTGCCTTCGTACCGAGCGACGAGGCAAAGTGCAACCCGGAAGGGTTCGACTTTGTGTTTTGCCTGTGGCGTCAGTTTACCCTAGCTTGCCCGGAGGAGTTCCGGGACGATTCGGAGAAGTGCGCCGAGCTGCGGGACAAGCTCACGAACAAGGAGGACGTGAGTGACTTGCACGATGATATAGAGGCGGCTGAGTAG
- the LOC120900973 gene encoding gelsolin-like isoform X2, translating into MHPAFENAGISKGLEVWRIENFEPVPVPVKEYGKFYTGDSYIVLNTKESKSGILSWDVHFWLGLETSQDEAGSAAILTVQLDDRHNGAPVQHREVQDHEGSLFLSYFPGGVRYAAGGVKSGFNEVETNAAGEKRLFQVKGAKNVRVRQVPLSIGSMNKGDCFILDAGYDIYVYVGASAKRVEKIKAISAAGQIRDQDHAGRANVHILDEFASSAEQQEFFDVLGEGSPDAVAEESESDEAYERSDCKAIALYHVSDASGSLEITPIGERPLKQSMLDSNDCYILDTGAGSIYVWIGKGATGQERSQAMVKAQEFITAKGYPVHTAVHRVVENGETTDFKQFFASWRDKGISHAQLIKTAMGNGDESDAEAEFDPEVLHTFKKNGGRALGFMPDNGQGAVEIWRVQNYDLEPVEPDAYGTFYAGDSYLVRYEYTVRAGGHGYIVYFWQGKTSSTTEKGASAMHAVRMDDELNGKAILVRVAQGNEPRHFMKLFKGRMVTLLGDYGKQSVEDTKLFRIRGTCSDDVRAEEMAPTAASLASDDVFLLKTAGTVYIWHGVGASDLEKDMAANIAGVVAPDASAEVVAEESEPEEFWAALGGKDEYDRELDPAGAPFLTPRLFHCRILYNKKLRVEEVPHYEQEDLNVDDVMVLDGGDEIYCWIGNGATEEERSKSIDMARQYIRTDPSERSEETVPIVVLKQGAEPRSFKRLFPTWDDAFWENQMSYEAYRQQALEQNQHAA; encoded by the exons ATGCATCCAGCGTTTGAAAATGCCGGCATTAGCAAGGGTCTGGAAGTGTGGCGCATTGAG AACTTTGAGCCCGTCCCGGTACCGGTAAAAGAGTATGGCAAATTCTACACCGGTGATTCCTACATCGTACTGAAT ACGAAAGAATCCAAGAGTGGCATACTCTCGTGGGACGTCCACTTCTGGCTTGGGCTGGAAACGTCTCAAGACGAGGCCGGTTCGGCGGCAATTCTAACCGTCCAGCTGGATGATCGTCACAACGGCGCCCCGGTTCAGCATCGTGAGGTGCAGGATCACGAGGGTTCGCTGTTTCTGAGCTACTTCCCGGGCGGTGTGCGCTACGCTGCCGGTGGCGTCAAGAGCGGCTTCAACGAGGTCGAAACGAATGCGGCCGGCGAGAAGCGTCTGTTCCAGGTGAAGGGCGCAAAGAATGTGCGCGTCCGCCAGGTGCCACTGTCGATTGGGTCGATGAACAAGGGCGATTGCTTCATACTGGATGCCGGGTACGATATCTACGTGTACGTGGGAGCTTCCGCTAAGCGGGTGGAGAAGATAAAGGCGATCAGTGCTGCGGGCCAGATTCGCGATCAAGATCATGCGGGTCGTGCCAATGTGCACATCTTAG ATGAGTTTGCAAGCTCCGCGGAACAGCAGGAATTCTTTGACGTGCTCGGTGAAGGTTCTCCCGACGCTGTGGCAGaagagtcggagtcggacgAAGCGTACGAACGGTCCGACTGTAAGGCGATCGCTCTCTACCACGTGTCGGATGCTAGCGGATCGCTCGAGATCACACCGATCGGGGAGCGTCCGTTGAAGCAGAGCATGCTGGATTCTAAT GACTGCTACATCCTCGACACCGGGGCAGGCAGTATCTACGTGTGGATCGGTAAGGGTGCAACCGGTCAAGAACGGTCCCAGGCAATGGTGAAGGCGCAGGAGTTTATCACCGCCAAGGGCTACCCGGTCCACACCGCCGTACATCGCGTGGTGGAGAACGGAGAAACGACCGACTTCAAGCAATTCTTCGCCAGCTGGCGCGATAAGGGCATTAGCCATGCGCAGCTCATCAAGACCGCCATGGGCAACGGGGACGAGTCGGATGCGGAGGCCGAGTTCGATCCGGAGGTGTTGCACACGTTCAAGAAGAACGGTGGCCGTGCGCTCGGCTTCATGCCGGACAATGGTCAGGGTGCGGTGGAGATATGGCGCGTACAGAACTACGACCTGGAGCCGGTTGAGCCGGATGCGTACGGTACGTTCTACGCCGGTGACTCGTACCTCGTGCGGTACGAGTACACGGTCCGGGCCGGTGGCCACGGGTACATCGTGTACTTCTGGCAGGGCAAAACGTCCAGCACTACGGAGAAGGGTGCATCGGCCATGCACGCCGTCCGCATGGACGATGAGCTGAACGGGAAAGCGATTCTTGTGCGCGTCGCTCAGGGCAATGAACCGCGCCACTTTATGAAGCTGTTCAAGGGCAGAATGGTGACGCTGTTGGGCGATTACGGCAAGCAGTCGGTGGAAGATACGAAACTGTTCCGCATTCGCGGTACCTGTTCCGATGATGTGCGAGCGGAGGAGATGGCCCCGACGGCAGCATCGCTAGCGTCGGACGATGTGTTCCTGCTGAAGACGGCGGGCACCGTGTACATCTGGCACGGTGTCGGTGCGTCCGATCTGGAGAAGGATATGGCGGCCAACATTGCCGGTGTGGTTGCGCCCGACGCAAGTGCCGAAGTTGTTGCGGAAGAGTCGGAACCGGAGGAGTTCTGGGCAGCGCTCGGTGGAAAGGATGAGTACGATCGGGAGCTGGATCCGGCTGGTGCTCCGTTCCTGACGCCCCGGCTGTTCCACTGTCGCATTCTGTACAACAAGAAGCTGCGCGTCGAGGAAGTGCCACACTACGAGCAGGAG GATCTCAACGTGGACGATGTGATGGTGCTGGATGGTGGCGACGAGATATACTGCTGGATCGGTAACGGTGCAACCGAGGAGGAACGCAGCAAGTCGATCGATATGGCCCGCCAGTACATCCGTACCGATCCGTCCGAACGGTCGGAGGAGACGGTCCCGATCGTTGTACTTAAGCAGGGCGCCGAGCCGAGAAGCTTCAAGCGACTCTTCCCCACGTGGGACGATGCTTTCTGGGAG AACCAAATGTCATACGAAGCGTACCGGCAGCAGGCTTTGGAGCAAAACCAGCATGCTGCTTAG
- the LOC120900973 gene encoding gelsolin-like isoform X1, with translation MHPAFENAGISKGLEVWRIENFEPVPVPVKEYGKFYTGDSYIVLNTKESKSGILSWDVHFWLGLETSQDEAGSAAILTVQLDDRHNGAPVQHREVQDHEGSLFLSYFPGGVRYAAGGVKSGFNEVETNAAGEKRLFQVKGAKNVRVRQVPLSIGSMNKGDCFILDAGYDIYVYVGASAKRVEKIKAISAAGQIRDQDHAGRANVHILDEFASSAEQQEFFDVLGEGSPDAVAEESESDEAYERSDCKAIALYHVSDASGSLEITPIGERPLKQSMLDSNQDCYILDTGAGSIYVWIGKGATGQERSQAMVKAQEFITAKGYPVHTAVHRVVENGETTDFKQFFASWRDKGISHAQLIKTAMGNGDESDAEAEFDPEVLHTFKKNGGRALGFMPDNGQGAVEIWRVQNYDLEPVEPDAYGTFYAGDSYLVRYEYTVRAGGHGYIVYFWQGKTSSTTEKGASAMHAVRMDDELNGKAILVRVAQGNEPRHFMKLFKGRMVTLLGDYGKQSVEDTKLFRIRGTCSDDVRAEEMAPTAASLASDDVFLLKTAGTVYIWHGVGASDLEKDMAANIAGVVAPDASAEVVAEESEPEEFWAALGGKDEYDRELDPAGAPFLTPRLFHCRILYNKKLRVEEVPHYEQEDLNVDDVMVLDGGDEIYCWIGNGATEEERSKSIDMARQYIRTDPSERSEETVPIVVLKQGAEPRSFKRLFPTWDDAFWENQMSYEAYRQQALEQNQHAA, from the exons ATGCATCCAGCGTTTGAAAATGCCGGCATTAGCAAGGGTCTGGAAGTGTGGCGCATTGAG AACTTTGAGCCCGTCCCGGTACCGGTAAAAGAGTATGGCAAATTCTACACCGGTGATTCCTACATCGTACTGAAT ACGAAAGAATCCAAGAGTGGCATACTCTCGTGGGACGTCCACTTCTGGCTTGGGCTGGAAACGTCTCAAGACGAGGCCGGTTCGGCGGCAATTCTAACCGTCCAGCTGGATGATCGTCACAACGGCGCCCCGGTTCAGCATCGTGAGGTGCAGGATCACGAGGGTTCGCTGTTTCTGAGCTACTTCCCGGGCGGTGTGCGCTACGCTGCCGGTGGCGTCAAGAGCGGCTTCAACGAGGTCGAAACGAATGCGGCCGGCGAGAAGCGTCTGTTCCAGGTGAAGGGCGCAAAGAATGTGCGCGTCCGCCAGGTGCCACTGTCGATTGGGTCGATGAACAAGGGCGATTGCTTCATACTGGATGCCGGGTACGATATCTACGTGTACGTGGGAGCTTCCGCTAAGCGGGTGGAGAAGATAAAGGCGATCAGTGCTGCGGGCCAGATTCGCGATCAAGATCATGCGGGTCGTGCCAATGTGCACATCTTAG ATGAGTTTGCAAGCTCCGCGGAACAGCAGGAATTCTTTGACGTGCTCGGTGAAGGTTCTCCCGACGCTGTGGCAGaagagtcggagtcggacgAAGCGTACGAACGGTCCGACTGTAAGGCGATCGCTCTCTACCACGTGTCGGATGCTAGCGGATCGCTCGAGATCACACCGATCGGGGAGCGTCCGTTGAAGCAGAGCATGCTGGATTCTAAT CAGGACTGCTACATCCTCGACACCGGGGCAGGCAGTATCTACGTGTGGATCGGTAAGGGTGCAACCGGTCAAGAACGGTCCCAGGCAATGGTGAAGGCGCAGGAGTTTATCACCGCCAAGGGCTACCCGGTCCACACCGCCGTACATCGCGTGGTGGAGAACGGAGAAACGACCGACTTCAAGCAATTCTTCGCCAGCTGGCGCGATAAGGGCATTAGCCATGCGCAGCTCATCAAGACCGCCATGGGCAACGGGGACGAGTCGGATGCGGAGGCCGAGTTCGATCCGGAGGTGTTGCACACGTTCAAGAAGAACGGTGGCCGTGCGCTCGGCTTCATGCCGGACAATGGTCAGGGTGCGGTGGAGATATGGCGCGTACAGAACTACGACCTGGAGCCGGTTGAGCCGGATGCGTACGGTACGTTCTACGCCGGTGACTCGTACCTCGTGCGGTACGAGTACACGGTCCGGGCCGGTGGCCACGGGTACATCGTGTACTTCTGGCAGGGCAAAACGTCCAGCACTACGGAGAAGGGTGCATCGGCCATGCACGCCGTCCGCATGGACGATGAGCTGAACGGGAAAGCGATTCTTGTGCGCGTCGCTCAGGGCAATGAACCGCGCCACTTTATGAAGCTGTTCAAGGGCAGAATGGTGACGCTGTTGGGCGATTACGGCAAGCAGTCGGTGGAAGATACGAAACTGTTCCGCATTCGCGGTACCTGTTCCGATGATGTGCGAGCGGAGGAGATGGCCCCGACGGCAGCATCGCTAGCGTCGGACGATGTGTTCCTGCTGAAGACGGCGGGCACCGTGTACATCTGGCACGGTGTCGGTGCGTCCGATCTGGAGAAGGATATGGCGGCCAACATTGCCGGTGTGGTTGCGCCCGACGCAAGTGCCGAAGTTGTTGCGGAAGAGTCGGAACCGGAGGAGTTCTGGGCAGCGCTCGGTGGAAAGGATGAGTACGATCGGGAGCTGGATCCGGCTGGTGCTCCGTTCCTGACGCCCCGGCTGTTCCACTGTCGCATTCTGTACAACAAGAAGCTGCGCGTCGAGGAAGTGCCACACTACGAGCAGGAG GATCTCAACGTGGACGATGTGATGGTGCTGGATGGTGGCGACGAGATATACTGCTGGATCGGTAACGGTGCAACCGAGGAGGAACGCAGCAAGTCGATCGATATGGCCCGCCAGTACATCCGTACCGATCCGTCCGAACGGTCGGAGGAGACGGTCCCGATCGTTGTACTTAAGCAGGGCGCCGAGCCGAGAAGCTTCAAGCGACTCTTCCCCACGTGGGACGATGCTTTCTGGGAG AACCAAATGTCATACGAAGCGTACCGGCAGCAGGCTTTGGAGCAAAACCAGCATGCTGCTTAG
- the LOC120900974 gene encoding gelsolin-like produces MNRLLVSALLVTVSVALVHGATVASGPNKKLNIPAFNNAGKTVGVEVWRVENFQPVVIPKAEHGKFYTGDSYIVMNTKEDKKKVKTHDIHFWLGTKTTQDEAGSAAILSVQLDDLLGGLPVQHREVEGTESDLFLSYFKGAVRYLEGGVASGFKHVTTNDPGAKRLFHIKGTKNIRVRQVELAVSAMNKGDCFILDAGREIYVYVGPHAGRVEKLKAINFANDLRDQDHAGRSKVHIVDEFSTLTDQENFFTILGSGSPTLVPDQSTAPADAAFEKTDAARVQLYRVTDAKGKLAVEPITERPLKQEFLKQEDSFILDTGSGLYVWIGKGATQQEKTQALAKAQEFIGSKKYPAWTPVERLVQNAETAPFKHFFQTWRAAGSNQSRLV; encoded by the exons ATGAATCGTTTGCTCGTCAGTGCACTTTTGGTGACGGTTTCGGTTGCCCTCGTCCACGGTGCTACCGTTGCGAGCGGGCCGAACAAGAAGCTGAACATTCCCGCATTCAACAATGCGGGAAAAACTGTCGGCGTTGAGGTATGGCGTGTGGAGAACTTCCAGCCGGTCGTCATCCCGAAGGCAGAGCATGGCAAATTCTACACTGGTGATTCGTACATCGTGATGAAC ACGAAGGAGGACAAGAAGAAGGTCAAGACGCACGACATCCACTTCTGGCTCGGCACGAAAACTACCCAGGATGAGGCCGGTTCGGCCGCGATCCTGTCCGTGCAGCTCGATGATCTGTTGGGCGGTTTGCCGGTACAGCACCGGGAAGTGGAGGGCACCGAGTCGGACCTTTTCCTCAGCTACTTCAAGGGTGCTGTCCGCTATCTGGAGGGTGGCGTTGCCAGCGGCTTCAAGCACGTAACCACCAATGATCCCGGTGCGAAGCGGCTGTTCCACATCAAGGGTACGAAGAATATTCGCGTCCGCCAGGTCGAGCTGGCCGTGTCGGCCATGAACAAGGGCGACTGCTTCATACTGGACGCGGGTCGTGAAATCTACGTGTACGTCGGTCCGCATGCGGGTCGCGTCGAGAAGCTGAAGGCGATCAACTTTGCGAACGATCTGCGCGATCAGGATCATGCCGGCCGGTCGAAGGTACACATTGTGGATGAGTTTTCCACGCTGACCGATCAGGAGAACTTCTTCACGATTCTGGGCTCCGGTTCACCGACCCTGGTGCCGGATCAATCCACCGCACCGGCCGATGCTGCGTTCGAGAAGACAGATGCTGCCCGCGTTCAGCTGTACCGTGTGACGGACGCCAAGGGTAAGCTGGCAGTGGAACCGATCACCGAACGGCCGTTGAAGCAGGAGTTCCTGAAGCAGGAGGACTCGTTCATCCTGGACACTGGCAGCGGTCTGTACGTGTGGATTGGCAAGGGAGCGACGCAGCAGGAAAAGACGCAAGCACTGGCCAAGGCACAGGAGTTCATTGGATCGAAGAAGTATCCGGCCTGGACGCCGGTCGAGCGGCTGGTGCAGAACGCGGAAACGGCTCCGTTCAAGCACTTCTTCCAGACCTGGCGTGCTGCCGGCTCGAACCAGTCGCGTTTGGTGTAA